In Pseudomonas nunensis, a single window of DNA contains:
- a CDS encoding molybdopterin cofactor-binding domain-containing protein, with translation MTMTDSIPLSIPLSTPTRDQLLAKTGVLLIVDDILPPSGPVAKGGTPLIKPKELGLFIAISDDGRVYAFNGHVDLGTGIRTSLAQIVAEELDLQLEQVCMVLGDTERAPNQGATIASATLQISAIPLRNAAAEARRFLLETAAERWALEPGFLKIEAGVILAPDGRTATYAELVSGEHVELRISGTAPLKPAADYRLVGKGAARVDIPAKATGELTYVHDMRVPDMLHGRVIRPPYAGLDCGDFVGNSLLEVDESSIAHIAGIVAVVVIRDFVGVVALREEQAIKAAQALKITWKAWNHGLPDLNDVEQAIRDNPRVQRVVLDQGNVDEALANAAQRMPRTYMWPYQMHGSIGPSCGVADYQASGSRVWSGSQNPHLLRADLAWLLECEEEAIEVIRMEASGCYGRNCADDVCADALLLSRAVGKPVRVQLTREQEHLWEPKGTAQLMDVDGGLNADGSVAAYDFQTRYPSNGAPTLALLLTGRVEPVAAMFEMGDRTSIPPYDFENMRVTINDMAPIVRASWMRGVSALPNTFAHESYIDELAFAAGVDPVEYRLRYLHDERAIDLVKSTAERAAWTPRTAPMQTPNEDQLLRGRGFAYARYIHSKFPGFGAAWAAWVADVAIDRTTGDVSVTRVVIGHDSGMMINPAGVQHQIHGNVIQSTSRVLKERVTFEESTVASKEWGGYPILTFPEVPQIDVLMMPRQDQPPMGAGESASVPSAAAIANAIYDATGIRFRELPITPERVLAALNAGTCNEPPKSPTKRSKWLFGSLFAAFGAVLGMAATAWPFHGEIAPIAPPSAGTWSAATLERGRLLAAVGDCAVCHTAPGGVTNAGGLAMQTPFGTLYSSNITPDVETGIGSWSYPAFERAMRDGIGRDGRNLYPAFPYTAFRNINDADMQALYAYLMSQAPVSQPAKANDMRFPFNLRPLMAGWNALFLRKGEISVQPERSEQWNRGAYLVNGLGHCAACHSPRNLMGAEKGGAAFLAGGMVDGWEAPALNGLSKSPTPWTEDQLFGYLSTGYSAEHGVATGPMGPVVTELAKLPTADIRAMAVYLASLNGAQAEAQVVEKATRPMPSLSLSNGQRVFEGSCKACHADGLGPKLFGVSPSLATNTNVHSDLPDNLIKVILQGIDTPATKDLGYMPAFKDSLSNTQVAELAAYLRSRFAGNAPGWEGLEHKVAYLRANPGSH, from the coding sequence ATGACCATGACTGACTCCATCCCGCTCTCCATCCCGCTCTCCACACCAACCCGCGACCAACTGCTGGCCAAGACCGGCGTGCTGCTGATCGTCGACGACATCCTGCCGCCATCCGGCCCGGTGGCGAAGGGCGGTACGCCACTGATCAAGCCCAAGGAATTGGGGTTGTTCATTGCCATCAGCGACGACGGGCGCGTGTACGCGTTCAACGGCCACGTCGACCTCGGCACCGGCATTCGCACCTCATTGGCGCAGATCGTTGCCGAGGAACTCGACCTGCAACTGGAGCAGGTGTGCATGGTGCTCGGCGACACCGAGCGCGCGCCGAATCAGGGCGCGACGATTGCCAGTGCGACGTTGCAGATTTCCGCGATTCCGTTGCGAAATGCGGCTGCTGAAGCACGACGCTTCCTGCTGGAAACGGCGGCTGAGCGTTGGGCGTTGGAGCCAGGTTTTTTAAAAATCGAGGCCGGGGTGATTCTTGCACCCGATGGTCGTACGGCTACTTACGCCGAGCTTGTCAGCGGCGAACACGTTGAACTGCGCATCTCCGGCACCGCGCCTTTGAAACCCGCCGCCGACTATCGACTGGTGGGCAAGGGTGCCGCTCGGGTGGACATTCCGGCCAAAGCCACTGGTGAACTGACTTACGTCCACGACATGCGCGTGCCGGACATGCTCCACGGCCGGGTGATTCGCCCGCCGTACGCCGGGCTCGATTGCGGTGATTTTGTCGGCAACAGCCTGCTGGAGGTCGACGAATCCTCCATCGCACACATCGCCGGGATCGTCGCGGTGGTGGTGATCCGCGATTTCGTCGGCGTCGTCGCGCTGCGCGAAGAACAGGCGATCAAGGCTGCCCAGGCGTTGAAAATCACCTGGAAAGCCTGGAATCACGGGTTACCGGATTTAAACGATGTCGAGCAGGCCATCCGCGATAACCCGCGCGTGCAGCGGGTCGTTCTCGATCAGGGCAACGTCGACGAAGCCCTGGCCAACGCTGCCCAGCGCATGCCGCGCACTTATATGTGGCCGTATCAGATGCACGGTTCGATCGGCCCGTCCTGCGGGGTGGCGGATTATCAGGCGTCGGGTTCTCGGGTGTGGTCCGGCAGCCAGAATCCACATCTGTTGCGCGCCGACCTGGCCTGGCTGCTGGAGTGCGAAGAAGAAGCCATCGAGGTCATTCGCATGGAAGCGTCCGGCTGTTACGGGCGTAACTGCGCCGATGACGTGTGCGCCGACGCGTTGCTGTTGTCCCGCGCCGTGGGCAAACCGGTGCGGGTGCAACTGACTCGCGAGCAAGAGCATTTGTGGGAACCCAAAGGCACCGCGCAACTGATGGACGTCGATGGCGGCTTGAACGCTGATGGCAGCGTCGCCGCCTATGACTTCCAGACCAGATACCCGTCCAACGGTGCGCCGACCCTGGCCTTGCTGTTGACCGGGCGGGTCGAACCAGTGGCGGCGATGTTCGAAATGGGCGACCGCACGTCAATCCCGCCCTATGACTTTGAAAACATGCGCGTGACCATCAACGACATGGCGCCCATCGTACGCGCCTCGTGGATGCGCGGGGTTTCAGCGCTGCCCAACACCTTCGCCCATGAGTCGTATATCGATGAACTGGCCTTCGCCGCTGGCGTCGATCCGGTGGAATACCGCTTGCGCTATCTGCACGACGAGCGCGCCATCGACCTGGTCAAATCCACCGCCGAACGCGCGGCCTGGACCCCGCGCACCGCGCCGATGCAAACCCCAAATGAAGACCAGTTGTTACGCGGTCGCGGCTTTGCCTACGCGCGCTACATCCACAGCAAGTTTCCCGGTTTCGGCGCGGCGTGGGCGGCGTGGGTGGCGGACGTGGCGATTGACCGCACAACTGGCGATGTATCGGTCACCCGCGTGGTGATCGGCCATGACTCTGGGATGATGATCAATCCCGCAGGCGTGCAGCATCAGATCCATGGCAACGTCATCCAGTCCACCAGCCGCGTGCTCAAGGAGCGGGTGACCTTCGAAGAATCCACGGTGGCGAGCAAGGAGTGGGGCGGTTACCCGATTCTGACTTTTCCGGAAGTGCCGCAAATCGACGTATTGATGATGCCGCGTCAGGACCAACCGCCGATGGGCGCTGGCGAATCGGCTTCGGTACCCAGCGCGGCGGCGATTGCCAACGCAATTTATGACGCCACCGGGATTCGTTTTCGTGAACTGCCGATCACTCCGGAACGGGTCTTGGCCGCGCTGAATGCCGGGACTTGTAATGAACCGCCGAAGTCCCCGACCAAGCGTTCGAAGTGGTTGTTCGGTTCACTGTTTGCCGCGTTCGGCGCGGTGCTCGGCATGGCTGCGACGGCGTGGCCATTCCATGGCGAAATCGCGCCGATTGCCCCGCCGAGCGCCGGCACCTGGTCAGCCGCGACCCTGGAGCGCGGACGCTTGCTGGCGGCGGTTGGCGATTGCGCGGTGTGCCACACCGCGCCCGGCGGCGTGACCAATGCCGGTGGCCTGGCGATGCAGACCCCGTTCGGCACGCTCTACAGCAGCAACATCACCCCGGATGTGGAAACCGGGATCGGCAGTTGGTCCTATCCGGCATTCGAACGGGCGATGCGCGATGGCATTGGTCGCGACGGGCGCAATCTGTATCCGGCGTTTCCCTACACCGCGTTTCGCAACATCAACGATGCGGACATGCAGGCGTTGTACGCCTACCTGATGTCACAAGCCCCGGTCAGCCAACCGGCGAAAGCCAACGACATGCGTTTCCCGTTCAACCTGCGGCCATTGATGGCGGGGTGGAATGCGTTGTTTCTGCGCAAGGGCGAAATCAGTGTGCAGCCTGAACGCAGCGAACAATGGAATCGCGGTGCGTATCTGGTCAACGGGTTGGGCCACTGCGCGGCGTGCCATTCGCCGCGCAACCTGATGGGGGCGGAGAAGGGCGGTGCTGCATTCCTCGCGGGTGGGATGGTTGATGGCTGGGAGGCGCCGGCGTTGAATGGGTTGTCCAAATCGCCGACGCCGTGGACCGAGGATCAGTTGTTCGGTTACCTGAGTACCGGCTATTCCGCCGAACATGGCGTGGCGACCGGGCCGATGGGGCCGGTGGTCACCGAGTTGGCGAAGTTGCCCACGGCGGATATCCGCGCGATGGCGGTGTACCTGGCGTCACTCAATGGCGCGCAGGCCGAGGCGCAGGTGGTGGAGAAAGCCACGCGCCCGATGCCCAGTCTTTCATTGAGCAATGGCCAGCGAGTCTTCGAAGGCTCGTGCAAGGCCTGTCATGCCGATGGCCTGGGGCCGAAGCTGTTTGGCGTGAGCCCGTCGCTGGCCACCAACACCAATGTGCACAGTGATCTGCCGGATAATTTGATCAAGGTGATCTTGCAGGGCATCGATACCCCGGCGACCAAGGATCTGGGGTATATGCCGGCGTTCAAGGACAGTTTGTCGAATACTCAGGTGGCGGAATTGGCGGCGTATTTGCGGAGCCGGTTTGCGGGGAATGCGCCGGGGTGGGAAGGGTTGGAACATAAGGTTGCGTATCTCAGGGCTAATCCAGGGAGCCATTAA
- a CDS encoding (2Fe-2S)-binding protein: protein MSSQEITVALEVNGLTTTVTAMADTPLLLILRNDLLLNGPKYGCGLGECGACTVIIDGVAARSCVFPLAGAVDRHIVTLEGLGTRADPHPVQQAFIDEQAAQCGYCLNGMIMTTKALLDRIPHPSETQIRNELSANLCRCGTHIEILRAVLRAARQMP from the coding sequence ATGAGCAGCCAGGAAATCACCGTAGCGCTTGAGGTCAACGGCCTCACCACCACCGTCACCGCCATGGCGGATACGCCGTTATTGCTGATCTTGCGCAATGACCTCCTACTCAACGGTCCCAAGTACGGCTGCGGCCTGGGCGAGTGCGGGGCGTGCACGGTGATCATCGACGGCGTGGCCGCGCGCTCTTGCGTATTTCCGCTGGCTGGCGCGGTGGATCGGCACATCGTCACCCTCGAAGGCCTCGGCACCCGCGCCGATCCGCACCCGGTGCAGCAAGCCTTTATCGACGAGCAAGCGGCGCAATGCGGCTACTGCCTGAACGGCATGATCATGACCACCAAGGCCTTGCTCGACCGCATCCCGCACCCCAGCGAAACCCAGATCCGCAACGAACTCTCGGCCAACCTCTGCCGTTGCGGCACCCACATCGAAATCCTCCGCGCGGTGCTGCGTGCCGCCCGCCAAATGCCTTGA
- a CDS encoding MarR family winged helix-turn-helix transcriptional regulator — MPPHHSSSFESAVPENPDSSYVFSEQVGHLLRKAYQRHMAIFQQNVGDSQLTAVQFVTLCAVRDHGPSSLTELVKATAVDQATIRGIVERLKARELITLEPDPQDRRKVIVGLSEAGDRLVQQTVPCAGKITELTLSNLNPAERVAVLFLLRKMIDDPQD, encoded by the coding sequence ATGCCTCCCCACCACTCATCGTCTTTCGAGTCCGCCGTGCCTGAAAATCCTGATTCTTCCTATGTTTTTTCCGAACAAGTCGGGCATTTGCTGCGCAAGGCCTATCAGCGGCACATGGCGATTTTTCAGCAGAATGTCGGTGATTCGCAGCTCACGGCGGTGCAGTTCGTGACCCTGTGCGCCGTGCGCGATCACGGTCCCAGCTCCCTGACTGAACTGGTCAAGGCCACCGCCGTGGACCAGGCGACCATTCGCGGCATCGTCGAACGGCTCAAGGCTCGGGAGCTGATTACCCTCGAACCTGACCCGCAAGACCGACGCAAAGTCATCGTCGGGCTGTCCGAGGCGGGCGACCGTTTGGTGCAGCAAACCGTGCCCTGCGCCGGGAAAATCACCGAACTGACCCTGAGCAACCTCAACCCGGCCGAGCGGGTCGCGGTGCTGTTCCTGCTGCGCAAAATGATCGACGACCCGCAGGACTGA
- a CDS encoding 2,5-dihydroxypyridine 5,6-dioxygenase, with the protein MPVSDCELTQMFEHVLKLSKVDATQSVAVLKSHYSDPRTVRAAMDAAQRLGAKVYAVELPSFNHPTAMGNDMTAYCGDTALTGNIAAQRALEAADLIVDTMMLLHSPEQEQILKTGTRILLAVEPPEVLARMLPTEADKVRVMAAEKLLTQARSIHVTSRAGSDFRAALGQYPAVTEYGFADEPGRWDHWPSGFLFSWPNEETAEGVLVLDIGDILLPFKTYTREKITLEIEKGFITSIHGGFEAEYLRDYMKYFNDPEVYGISHIGWGLQPKAQWTAMGLHDKNDGMCMDARAFYGNFLFSTGPNTEVGGKRKTPCHLDIPLRNCDVYLDDRAVVIGGDVVAPEASRVR; encoded by the coding sequence ATGCCGGTAAGCGATTGCGAACTGACCCAGATGTTCGAGCACGTGTTGAAGCTGTCGAAGGTCGATGCGACCCAGAGCGTCGCCGTGCTCAAGAGCCACTATTCCGACCCGCGCACCGTACGCGCCGCGATGGATGCGGCGCAGCGCCTGGGGGCCAAGGTCTACGCGGTGGAATTGCCGTCGTTCAACCACCCGACGGCCATGGGCAACGACATGACCGCCTACTGCGGCGACACCGCGTTGACCGGCAATATCGCGGCGCAGCGCGCGCTGGAAGCGGCGGACCTGATCGTCGACACGATGATGCTGCTGCACTCGCCGGAACAGGAGCAGATCCTCAAGACCGGCACGCGGATTCTATTGGCCGTCGAGCCCCCGGAAGTGCTGGCGCGGATGCTGCCGACCGAGGCCGACAAGGTGCGGGTGATGGCGGCGGAAAAGCTACTGACACAGGCACGTTCGATCCACGTCACCTCGCGCGCCGGCAGCGATTTCCGTGCGGCGCTGGGGCAATATCCGGCGGTCACCGAATACGGTTTCGCCGATGAGCCGGGGCGTTGGGATCACTGGCCCAGCGGTTTCCTGTTCTCCTGGCCCAACGAAGAAACCGCCGAAGGCGTGCTGGTGCTGGATATCGGCGACATCCTGTTGCCATTCAAGACCTACACCCGGGAGAAGATCACCCTGGAGATCGAGAAGGGTTTCATCACCTCGATCCACGGCGGCTTCGAGGCTGAATACCTGCGCGATTACATGAAGTATTTCAACGATCCGGAGGTGTACGGCATCTCCCACATCGGTTGGGGATTGCAGCCGAAAGCCCAGTGGACTGCCATGGGCTTGCACGACAAGAACGACGGCATGTGCATGGACGCGCGGGCGTTCTACGGCAACTTCCTGTTCTCCACCGGGCCGAACACCGAAGTCGGCGGCAAGCGCAAAACCCCGTGCCACCTGGACATTCCGCTGCGCAATTGCGATGTGTACCTGGATGACCGGGCGGTAGTGATTGGCGGGGATGTGGTGGCGCCGGAGGCTTCGCGAGTTCGCTGA
- a CDS encoding FAD-dependent monooxygenase, which translates to MANTQKIAIVGAGLGGAAAATLLQQAGFQVDIYEQAPEFSRLGAGIHMGPNIMKIFRRMGIEQQLDLMGSHPDHWFSRDGLSGDYLSRIPLGDFARKEYGASYVTVHRGDLHALQMSTIKPGTVHFNKRLETLEETDTQVRLTFSDGEVTYADIVIGADGINSKIREELLGAEKPLYSGWVAHRALIRGDQLAKYDLKFEDCIKWWTEDRHMMVYYTTGKRDEYYYVTGVPHPEWDFQGAFVDSSREEMFEAFQGYHPTVQALIESTESVTKWPLRNRNPLPLWSRGRLVLLGDACHPMKPHMAQGAGMAIEDAAMLTRCLQETGLGDYRTAFELYEANRKERASRVQSVSNANTWLRTQEDPAWVYGYDLYAQPLKSGVAA; encoded by the coding sequence ATGGCCAATACGCAAAAAATCGCCATCGTCGGTGCAGGTCTTGGCGGTGCAGCCGCCGCGACGTTGTTGCAACAAGCCGGGTTCCAGGTGGACATCTACGAACAGGCCCCGGAGTTCTCCCGCCTCGGCGCCGGGATCCACATGGGCCCGAACATCATGAAAATCTTCCGGCGCATGGGCATCGAGCAGCAGCTCGACCTGATGGGCTCGCACCCGGATCACTGGTTCAGCCGAGACGGCTTGAGCGGCGACTACCTGTCGCGCATCCCGCTGGGAGATTTCGCTCGCAAGGAATACGGCGCGTCCTACGTCACCGTGCACCGCGGCGACTTGCACGCCTTGCAAATGTCGACGATCAAACCCGGCACCGTGCACTTCAACAAACGCCTGGAAACGCTTGAAGAAACCGACACCCAAGTGCGCCTGACCTTCAGCGACGGCGAAGTCACCTACGCCGACATCGTGATCGGCGCCGACGGGATCAATTCGAAGATTCGTGAAGAGCTGCTCGGCGCGGAAAAACCGCTGTACAGCGGCTGGGTCGCACACCGCGCATTGATCCGTGGCGATCAACTGGCCAAGTACGATTTGAAGTTCGAGGACTGCATCAAGTGGTGGACCGAAGACCGGCACATGATGGTCTACTACACCACCGGCAAGCGCGACGAGTACTACTACGTCACCGGCGTGCCGCACCCGGAATGGGATTTCCAGGGCGCGTTCGTGGATAGCAGCCGCGAAGAAATGTTCGAGGCGTTCCAGGGTTATCACCCGACCGTGCAGGCGCTGATCGAGTCCACCGAAAGCGTGACCAAATGGCCGCTGCGCAACCGCAACCCGTTGCCGCTGTGGAGCCGGGGTCGCCTGGTGTTGCTCGGCGACGCCTGCCACCCGATGAAACCGCACATGGCCCAAGGCGCCGGCATGGCCATCGAAGACGCCGCGATGCTGACTCGCTGCTTGCAGGAAACTGGCCTGGGCGACTACCGCACCGCGTTCGAACTCTATGAAGCCAACCGCAAGGAGCGCGCCTCCCGCGTGCAGTCCGTGTCGAATGCCAACACCTGGCTGCGCACCCAGGAAGATCCGGCCTGGGTCTACGGGTATGACCTGTACGCCCAACCGCTGAAATCGGGGGTGGCCGCGTGA
- a CDS encoding alpha/beta fold hydrolase, giving the protein MSTFVHGGNVQANGIRQHYLRYGGKGPALVLIPGITSPAITWGFVAERLGEHFDTYVLDVRGRGLSSTGPDLDYSADTCADDIGAFAEAMQLDSYHLVGHSMGARFAVRSAVKHPAGVNRLVLIDPPVSGPGRREYPSKLPWYVDSIRQSLIGMDAEAMRAFCATWTDEQLQLRAEWLHTCYEPAIVRAFNDFHDVDFHQDLPKLQQPALLMIAGRGGVIQSEDEAEILDLQPKIRSVHVANAGHMIPWDDLDGFFAAFGDFLGPRLI; this is encoded by the coding sequence GTGAGCACTTTCGTCCATGGCGGCAACGTCCAGGCCAATGGGATTCGCCAGCATTACTTGCGCTACGGCGGCAAAGGCCCGGCGCTGGTGCTGATTCCTGGTATTACCAGCCCGGCGATTACCTGGGGTTTTGTCGCGGAACGCCTCGGCGAGCATTTCGATACTTACGTGCTCGACGTGCGTGGCCGCGGCCTCTCCTCCACCGGCCCGGATCTGGATTACAGCGCTGACACCTGCGCCGACGATATCGGGGCGTTCGCCGAAGCCATGCAGCTCGACAGTTATCACTTGGTCGGCCATTCCATGGGCGCGCGGTTTGCCGTGCGCAGTGCCGTGAAGCATCCGGCTGGCGTGAACCGTCTGGTGCTGATCGACCCGCCCGTGTCCGGCCCCGGTCGTCGTGAATACCCGAGCAAACTGCCGTGGTACGTCGATTCGATTCGCCAGTCGTTGATCGGGATGGATGCCGAGGCGATGCGCGCCTTCTGCGCCACCTGGACCGACGAGCAATTGCAGCTGCGCGCCGAATGGCTGCACACCTGCTACGAACCGGCGATCGTGCGCGCCTTCAACGATTTCCATGACGTGGATTTCCATCAGGACTTGCCGAAACTCCAGCAACCCGCATTGCTGATGATTGCTGGCCGTGGCGGTGTGATTCAGTCCGAGGACGAAGCGGAAATCCTCGACCTGCAACCGAAGATTCGCAGCGTCCACGTCGCCAACGCCGGGCACATGATTCCGTGGGATGACCTCGACGGTTTCTTCGCGGCATTCGGCGATTTCCTCGGCCCACGTCTGATTTAA